From a region of the Halolamina sp. CBA1230 genome:
- a CDS encoding HAMP domain-containing sensor histidine kinase, translating to MYVVGFVTSLPGLVGLLGGGVYLSRSSLSGDQQYRVLKWSVAGGGGFLLVNTVLMLTMPPANLLIAVGWGRWSLSIGAGCGFLIGYYEARAVQRAVRAERASVQARESEERREMLDYLNSLLRHEVLNTAAVISGYAGLLKQQSSEDDPVYEYLDIIDRQATELTGTTKDVRLLLQSLEEGTDLGPVNLTDVLAEEVDNLEDRYRNVEIDAKIPDDVYVTADELLPRIFSNLLNNAVEHNESEQPRVSLSVSTTPDTVEVRVADNGSGVPETERDVLFETATAKTDHGIGLTIVARLADRYGGDVELSETGSDGSVFAVTLPRADSEPVEKRRQPQSVPT from the coding sequence GTGTACGTGGTCGGGTTCGTGACGAGCCTCCCCGGACTCGTCGGACTCCTCGGCGGTGGGGTGTATCTGTCGCGGTCGTCGCTCTCCGGCGACCAGCAGTATCGCGTTCTGAAGTGGTCCGTCGCCGGAGGTGGCGGGTTCCTGCTAGTGAACACTGTGCTGATGCTCACGATGCCGCCCGCCAACCTCCTGATTGCCGTCGGGTGGGGGCGGTGGTCCCTCAGCATCGGCGCCGGTTGCGGGTTCCTCATCGGTTACTACGAGGCACGGGCGGTGCAACGCGCCGTGAGGGCCGAGCGCGCGTCCGTCCAAGCGAGAGAGTCCGAGGAACGGCGAGAGATGCTCGACTACCTCAACTCGCTCCTCCGACACGAGGTGCTGAACACCGCCGCCGTCATCAGCGGCTACGCCGGGCTGCTCAAACAGCAGTCCAGCGAGGACGACCCCGTCTACGAGTATCTCGACATCATCGACCGGCAGGCGACCGAGCTCACCGGAACGACCAAGGACGTGCGTCTGCTGCTGCAGTCGCTGGAGGAGGGGACCGACCTCGGCCCTGTGAACCTCACTGACGTGCTTGCGGAGGAAGTCGACAACCTGGAGGACCGGTACCGGAACGTGGAGATCGACGCGAAGATCCCTGACGACGTGTACGTCACTGCCGACGAACTCCTCCCACGGATATTCTCCAACCTGCTCAACAACGCGGTCGAACACAACGAGAGCGAACAGCCACGCGTCAGCCTCTCGGTCTCGACAACACCGGACACGGTCGAAGTACGGGTCGCGGACAACGGGTCAGGGGTCCCCGAAACCGAGCGCGACGTACTCTTCGAGACGGCGACGGCCAAGACCGACCACGGTATCGGTCTCACCATCGTCGCACGGCTGGCTGACCGGTACGGCGGGGACGTCGAACTGTCCGAAACCGGTTCGGACGGAAGCGTGTTCGCCGTCACACTTCCGAGGGCGGACTCGGAACCGGTCGAGAAGCGTCGACAGCCACAGTCGGTGCCGACCTGA
- a CDS encoding putative RNA uridine N3 methyltransferase — protein sequence MTGDTTIVVPSSLVREAEDKREATRKLGYVARAAAIYRIERILVFPDREAEGRWGGEFVRTVLAYAATPPYLRREVWDERDELRYAGVLPPMRVSPRTGSAGETPESREGIVTEVGPDDRVRVNCGMQHPISLLVPPSMAVEEGERVTVRVSSREPVRARIVDEDPPGFTVDACGDIQEALAREDAGLCIGTSRHGDELTRSRLAELAPRYRDGATVVFGSPGRGLPEMLGVSPEDLPVEPDSPGFDLWLNTVPNQGSEVVHTEEAVFATLAPLALRD from the coding sequence ATGACGGGCGACACAACAATCGTCGTTCCGTCGTCGCTCGTCCGGGAGGCCGAGGACAAACGCGAGGCGACCCGAAAGCTCGGGTACGTCGCTCGCGCGGCGGCCATCTACCGGATCGAGCGAATCCTCGTCTTCCCCGATCGGGAAGCCGAGGGCCGCTGGGGCGGGGAGTTCGTGCGCACGGTGCTGGCCTACGCGGCCACACCACCCTACCTCCGTCGGGAGGTCTGGGACGAGCGCGACGAACTGCGCTACGCTGGCGTGCTCCCCCCCATGCGTGTCTCCCCACGGACCGGCTCCGCGGGTGAAACCCCGGAGTCGAGAGAAGGAATCGTGACCGAGGTCGGACCTGACGACCGCGTCCGGGTCAATTGCGGAATGCAACACCCGATCTCCCTGCTCGTCCCGCCGTCGATGGCGGTCGAGGAGGGGGAGCGCGTCACAGTCAGGGTCTCTTCGAGAGAACCCGTCCGCGCACGGATCGTCGACGAGGACCCACCCGGGTTCACCGTCGACGCCTGCGGGGACATCCAGGAAGCTCTGGCCCGCGAGGATGCGGGTCTCTGCATCGGCACGTCGCGCCACGGGGACGAACTCACCCGTTCGCGGCTGGCCGAACTCGCCCCGCGCTACCGGGACGGCGCCACCGTCGTCTTCGGCTCGCCGGGCCGTGGGCTTCCGGAGATGCTGGGGGTGTCCCCCGAGGATCTCCCCGTCGAACCCGACTCTCCCGGGTTCGACCTCTGGCTGAATACGGTTCCAAATCAGGGCAGCGAGGTGGTGCACACCGAGGAAGCGGTGTTCGCCACGCTCGCCCCGCTCGCGCTCAGGGACTGA
- a CDS encoding 50S ribosomal protein L3, with the protein MPQPSRPRKGSLGFGPRTRAASEVPRIRSWPDDEGSPALQGFAGYKAGMTHVVMVNDEEDSPRNGMEESVPVTVVETPPMHAIAVRAYEDTAYGAKPATEVWASEFHDELDRALDLPAENDFEGDADELRTLVEEGAVDDLRVITHTTPASLQNIPKKEPDVMETRVGGGSLQERADFALDLVEDGGEHEFGDVFRAGEYLDASGITKGKGTQGPVKRWGVQKRKGKHARQGWRRRIGNLGPWNPSRVRSTVPQQGQTGYHQRTELNKRLIDFGEGDDASVDGGFVNYGEVDGQYALVKGSLPGPDQRLLRFRPSIRPNDQPRLDPEVRYVSTASNQG; encoded by the coding sequence ATGCCACAACCAAGCAGACCACGAAAAGGCTCGCTGGGCTTCGGCCCGCGAACGCGTGCGGCGTCAGAAGTGCCGCGTATCCGCTCGTGGCCGGACGACGAGGGCTCCCCTGCACTCCAGGGGTTCGCTGGCTACAAGGCCGGCATGACCCACGTCGTCATGGTCAACGACGAGGAGGACTCGCCGCGGAACGGGATGGAGGAGTCCGTCCCCGTGACCGTCGTCGAGACCCCGCCGATGCACGCGATCGCCGTGCGAGCCTACGAGGACACGGCGTACGGAGCGAAGCCGGCAACCGAGGTTTGGGCGTCCGAGTTCCACGACGAACTCGACCGCGCGCTCGACCTGCCGGCGGAGAACGACTTCGAGGGCGACGCCGACGAGCTGCGGACGCTCGTCGAGGAGGGTGCGGTCGACGACCTCCGGGTCATCACCCACACCACCCCCGCGTCGCTGCAGAACATCCCCAAGAAGGAGCCGGACGTGATGGAGACTCGCGTCGGCGGCGGCTCCCTGCAGGAGCGCGCCGACTTCGCGCTCGATCTGGTCGAGGACGGCGGCGAACACGAGTTCGGCGACGTCTTCCGCGCGGGCGAGTACCTCGACGCCTCGGGCATCACGAAGGGGAAAGGGACGCAGGGTCCCGTCAAGCGCTGGGGCGTCCAGAAGCGGAAGGGCAAGCACGCCCGTCAGGGCTGGCGGCGCCGCATCGGTAACCTCGGCCCGTGGAACCCGAGCCGCGTTCGCTCGACGGTTCCCCAGCAGGGCCAGACCGGCTACCACCAGCGGACGGAGCTCAACAAGCGCCTGATCGACTTCGGCGAGGGTGACGACGCCTCCGTCGACGGCGGCTTCGTCAACTACGGCGAGGTCGACGGGCAGTACGCGCTCGTGAAGGGCTCGCTACCGGGCCCCGACCAGCGCCTCCTGCGCTTCCGTCCCTCGATCCGGCCGAACGACCAGCCGCGCCTCGATCCCGAGGTGCGCTACGTCTCCACGGCCTCCAACCAAGGGTAA
- the rpl4p gene encoding 50S ribosomal protein L4: protein MQATIRNLDGSNGDEIELPAAFETPFRPDLIKGAVHAAQANRKQDYGADEFAGLRTPAESMGSGRGMAHVPQENGRARRVPQAVGGRKAHPPKAEKDRGQKVNDKERKLATRSAIAATTDAERVAERGHAFDDDLELPLVVSDEFEELQRTKEAVEAFEELGIHADVERADEGRRVRAGQGKARGRKYDEPKSVLVVTSEEPSRAARNLAGVDVATAEDVNTEDLAPGTHAGRLTLWTESAVEEVADR, encoded by the coding sequence ATGCAAGCAACTATCCGAAACCTGGACGGCTCGAACGGCGACGAGATCGAGCTCCCGGCGGCGTTCGAGACGCCGTTCCGCCCGGACCTCATCAAAGGCGCCGTCCACGCCGCTCAGGCCAACCGAAAGCAGGACTACGGCGCCGACGAGTTCGCCGGCCTCCGCACCCCCGCCGAGTCGATGGGGTCGGGCCGCGGCATGGCGCACGTGCCACAGGAGAACGGTCGGGCCCGCCGGGTCCCGCAGGCTGTGGGTGGCCGCAAGGCCCACCCGCCGAAAGCCGAGAAGGACCGGGGCCAGAAAGTCAACGACAAGGAGCGCAAGCTCGCGACCCGTTCGGCCATCGCCGCCACGACCGACGCCGAGCGCGTCGCCGAGCGCGGCCACGCCTTCGACGACGACCTCGAGCTCCCGCTCGTCGTGAGCGACGAGTTCGAGGAGCTCCAGCGGACGAAGGAGGCCGTCGAGGCGTTCGAAGAGCTCGGCATCCACGCCGACGTCGAGCGTGCCGACGAGGGTCGCCGCGTGCGAGCCGGTCAGGGGAAGGCCCGTGGCCGGAAGTACGACGAGCCGAAGTCGGTGCTGGTCGTCACCAGCGAGGAGCCCTCGCGTGCGGCGCGGAACCTCGCCGGCGTCGACGTGGCGACGGCCGAGGACGTGAACACCGAGGACCTCGCGCCCGGCACCCACGCCGGCCGGCTGACGCTCTGGACCGAGAGCGCCGTCGAGGAGGTGGCCGACCGATGA
- a CDS encoding 50S ribosomal protein L23, with product MTGIIEHPLVTEKAMDQMDFDNTLQFIVNVDADKPTIQEEIESRYDVTVDSLNTMVTPQGKKKAIVRLSEEDDAQEIASRIGVF from the coding sequence ATGACGGGGATCATCGAACACCCGCTGGTCACCGAGAAGGCGATGGACCAGATGGACTTCGACAACACGCTCCAGTTCATCGTCAACGTCGACGCCGACAAGCCGACCATTCAGGAGGAGATCGAGTCCCGCTACGACGTGACCGTCGATTCGCTGAACACGATGGTCACGCCGCAGGGGAAGAAGAAGGCGATCGTCCGCCTCTCCGAGGAGGACGACGCACAGGAGATCGCCTCGCGGATCGGGGTGTTCTGA
- a CDS encoding 50S ribosomal protein L2 encodes MGRRIQGQRRGRGTPTFRAPSHRYKADLEHKKSEEHDTISGEVVGIEHDPARSAPLADVEFDDGDRRLVLAPEGIAVGDTLQVGVSAEIKPGNTLPLAEIPEGIPICNVESQVGDGGKFARASGVSAQLMSHDRDVAVVQLPSGEVKRLPPACRATIGVVAGGGRTEKPFVKAGNKHHKMKARGTKYPRVRGVAMNAVDHPFGGGGRQHPGQPKSVSRDAPPGRKVGDIASKRTGHSGGKGE; translated from the coding sequence ATGGGACGACGAATTCAGGGGCAGCGGCGTGGCCGTGGGACGCCCACGTTCCGGGCGCCATCTCACCGCTACAAAGCTGACCTCGAACACAAGAAAAGCGAGGAGCACGACACGATCTCCGGCGAAGTCGTCGGCATCGAGCACGACCCCGCCCGCAGCGCACCGCTGGCGGACGTCGAGTTCGACGACGGCGACCGCCGGCTCGTGCTCGCTCCCGAAGGTATCGCCGTCGGCGACACCCTGCAGGTGGGTGTCTCCGCCGAGATCAAACCCGGCAACACGCTGCCGCTTGCGGAGATCCCGGAAGGGATCCCGATCTGCAACGTCGAGAGCCAGGTGGGCGACGGCGGGAAGTTCGCCCGCGCCTCCGGCGTCTCGGCCCAGCTGATGAGCCACGACCGCGACGTCGCGGTCGTCCAGCTACCAAGCGGCGAGGTCAAGCGCCTGCCGCCGGCGTGTCGCGCCACCATCGGCGTCGTCGCCGGCGGTGGCCGGACGGAGAAGCCGTTCGTCAAAGCCGGCAACAAACACCACAAGATGAAGGCCCGCGGGACCAAGTACCCGCGTGTCCGCGGGGTCGCGATGAACGCCGTCGACCACCCGTTCGGTGGCGGCGGCCGCCAGCACCCCGGTCAGCCCAAGTCCGTCTCGCGGGACGCCCCGCCGGGACGGAAGGTGGGCGACATCGCCTCCAAACGCACCGGTCACAGCGGTGGCAAGGGGGAGTAA
- a CDS encoding 30S ribosomal protein S19, whose protein sequence is MSSEYRTGREGEFTYRGHTLEDLEEMELDEVVELLPARVRRTIDRGLGIDHRKLVEQAREATEEETANDPIRTHLRDMPILPSFVGLTFEVYNGHSFDRVKVEPEMIGHYLGEFHLTRSTVEHGQAGIGATRSSKFVPLK, encoded by the coding sequence ATGAGCTCGGAATACCGAACCGGCCGCGAAGGGGAGTTCACCTACCGCGGTCACACGCTCGAGGACCTCGAAGAGATGGAGCTCGACGAGGTCGTGGAACTGCTACCCGCCCGCGTGCGGCGAACCATCGACCGGGGACTCGGCATCGACCACCGCAAGCTGGTCGAGCAGGCCCGGGAGGCCACCGAGGAGGAGACGGCCAACGATCCGATCCGGACACATCTCCGGGACATGCCGATCCTCCCCTCGTTCGTCGGCCTCACCTTCGAGGTGTACAACGGCCACAGCTTCGACCGCGTGAAGGTCGAGCCGGAGATGATCGGCCACTACCTCGGTGAGTTCCACCTCACCCGATCCACCGTCGAGCACGGTCAGGCCGGCATCGGCGCGACCCGGTCCTCGAAGTTCGTGCCACTCAAGTAA
- a CDS encoding 50S ribosomal protein L22, with amino-acid sequence MGISYSVDADPETTAKAMLRERQISLKHSKAISKAIKGKTVTEAEEYLDAVIEGERSVPFKQHNSGVGHRSDIDGWDAGRFPEKASKDFLKLLTNAKNNADHQGFDGEEMTISHVAAHKVGEQVGRNPRAMGTADPWNTVEVDVEIILEEEEEDN; translated from the coding sequence ATGGGAATCAGCTACAGCGTCGACGCCGACCCGGAGACCACGGCGAAAGCCATGCTGCGGGAGCGTCAGATCAGCCTGAAGCACAGCAAGGCCATCTCGAAGGCTATCAAAGGCAAGACGGTCACCGAGGCCGAGGAGTACCTCGACGCCGTGATCGAGGGCGAGCGCTCGGTGCCGTTCAAGCAGCACAACAGCGGCGTCGGCCACCGTTCCGACATCGACGGCTGGGACGCCGGCCGCTTCCCCGAGAAGGCCAGCAAGGACTTCCTCAAGCTGCTGACGAACGCCAAGAACAACGCCGACCACCAGGGGTTCGACGGCGAGGAGATGACCATCTCCCACGTCGCCGCCCACAAGGTCGGCGAACAGGTCGGGCGCAACCCCCGTGCGATGGGGACCGCCGACCCGTGGAACACCGTCGAAGTGGACGTCGAGATCATCCTCGAAGAGGAGGAGGAGGATAACTGA
- a CDS encoding 30S ribosomal protein S3: MADEQQFIENGLQRSQIDEFFADELSRAGYGGMDIAKTPMGTQIVLKAEKPGMVIGKGGKNIRKITTELEDRFDMDDPQIDVQEVDEPDLNAQIVADRLANALERGWYFRKAGHTTIDRMMEAGALGAEIVLSGKVTGARSRVEKFNRGYIKHNGEPAQTVVDEGQGVAVMKLGTIGVTVKVIGPDATLPDDFEIAETSEPPEVDQAVEEEGVEELLADVEEDEAPEAPQHEEPDVPDETPEEVIDEEVVEEVVEEAKETDSSRESAESAPEEEDVGVASEEAVETAEEEESLDEDVEEEAADLVSEMEEAEEAESEDEETADSDEESDDEDEETEE; encoded by the coding sequence ATGGCGGACGAACAGCAGTTCATCGAGAACGGGCTCCAGCGGAGTCAGATCGACGAGTTCTTCGCGGATGAGCTCAGCCGCGCCGGCTACGGCGGCATGGACATCGCGAAGACGCCGATGGGGACCCAGATCGTCCTCAAGGCAGAGAAGCCCGGCATGGTGATCGGCAAGGGTGGGAAGAACATCCGGAAGATCACCACCGAGCTCGAGGACCGCTTCGACATGGACGACCCGCAGATCGACGTGCAGGAGGTCGACGAACCCGACCTCAACGCACAGATCGTCGCGGACCGGCTGGCCAACGCGCTCGAGCGTGGCTGGTACTTCCGCAAGGCGGGCCACACCACCATCGACCGCATGATGGAGGCCGGCGCGCTGGGCGCGGAGATCGTCCTCTCGGGGAAGGTCACCGGCGCCCGCTCGCGCGTGGAGAAGTTCAACCGCGGCTACATCAAGCACAACGGCGAGCCCGCCCAGACCGTCGTCGACGAGGGTCAGGGCGTCGCCGTGATGAAGCTCGGCACCATCGGCGTCACCGTCAAGGTGATCGGGCCGGACGCGACCCTCCCCGACGACTTCGAGATCGCGGAGACCTCGGAGCCGCCGGAGGTCGATCAGGCCGTCGAGGAGGAGGGCGTCGAGGAGCTGCTCGCTGACGTCGAGGAGGACGAAGCCCCCGAGGCGCCCCAGCACGAGGAGCCCGATGTCCCCGACGAGACGCCCGAGGAGGTCATCGACGAGGAGGTCGTCGAGGAAGTCGTCGAGGAAGCGAAGGAGACCGACTCCTCGCGTGAGAGCGCCGAGAGCGCTCCCGAGGAGGAGGACGTCGGCGTCGCCTCCGAGGAGGCCGTCGAGACCGCCGAGGAGGAGGAGTCCCTCGACGAGGACGTCGAGGAAGAAGCCGCCGACCTCGTCTCCGAGATGGAGGAGGCCGAGGAGGCCGAATCCGAGGACGAGGAAACGGCCGACTCCGACGAGGAGTCCGACGACGAAGACGAGGAAACGGAGGAGTAA
- the rpmC gene encoding 50S ribosomal protein L29, producing the protein MAILYTEEIRDMTPAERAAELEELETELLNARAVQAAGGAPENPGRVGELRTTIARIKTIQNEEGDDVSGDDVEAADTQE; encoded by the coding sequence ATGGCGATTCTCTACACCGAAGAGATCCGAGACATGACGCCCGCCGAGCGGGCGGCCGAGCTCGAGGAGCTCGAAACCGAGCTCCTGAACGCTCGCGCCGTCCAGGCGGCGGGTGGCGCCCCGGAGAACCCGGGCCGCGTCGGCGAGCTTCGCACCACGATCGCCCGGATCAAGACGATCCAGAACGAGGAAGGCGACGACGTTTCGGGCGACGACGTCGAAGCCGCCGACACCCAGGAGTAA
- a CDS encoding ribonuclease P protein component 1 — MALTPDTLTRHELNGLPVRVADAANPDLVGISGRVVVETMKTFHVDDGRRVRQVPKEGSCFEFAIATADDAARASVAPAADEAADAAEASGSVSQLGTETAGVRPGKSGPSAPPRSQGRGASQRGGETSPQGTANHLDATGERSEPGAEDECQDTVYVTVDGERLLSRPAARTERGGDSTWQSD, encoded by the coding sequence ATGGCACTCACACCCGACACCCTCACACGACACGAACTGAACGGGCTGCCCGTCCGGGTAGCCGACGCCGCCAACCCCGACCTCGTCGGGATCAGCGGCCGCGTCGTGGTCGAGACGATGAAGACGTTCCACGTCGACGACGGGCGTCGGGTGCGGCAGGTCCCCAAGGAGGGGAGCTGCTTCGAGTTCGCTATCGCGACCGCGGACGACGCTGCGAGAGCCAGCGTCGCTCCCGCCGCAGATGAAGCCGCGGACGCCGCCGAGGCGTCCGGGTCCGTATCCCAACTCGGGACGGAAACTGCCGGGGTTCGCCCCGGCAAGTCTGGCCCGTCCGCCCCGCCCCGGAGTCAGGGTCGGGGGGCGAGTCAGCGAGGTGGGGAAACGTCCCCGCAGGGGACGGCAAACCACCTCGATGCGACCGGCGAACGAAGTGAGCCGGGAGCCGAGGACGAGTGCCAGGATACGGTCTACGTAACGGTGGATGGCGAACGACTGCTCTCACGACCCGCCGCGCGAACCGAGCGCGGGGGTGATTCGACATGGCAATCGGACTAA
- a CDS encoding 30S ribosomal protein S17 — translation MAIGLNVEQPEETCSDENCPFHGDLSVRGQTLEGEVASTDMDKTVVVEREYDVRVPKYDRYMKRRSRVPAHHPPCIDTEEGDTVRIAETRPLSKTKSHVVVDVVDGGGE, via the coding sequence ATGGCAATCGGACTAAACGTAGAACAACCGGAGGAGACCTGCTCCGACGAGAACTGTCCGTTCCACGGGGACCTCTCCGTGCGCGGGCAGACGCTCGAGGGCGAGGTCGCCTCCACAGACATGGACAAGACCGTCGTCGTGGAGCGGGAGTACGACGTTCGTGTACCGAAGTACGACCGGTACATGAAGCGTCGGTCCCGCGTCCCGGCCCACCACCCGCCGTGTATCGACACGGAGGAGGGTGACACGGTCCGTATCGCAGAGACTCGACCGCTCTCGAAGACCAAATCGCACGTCGTCGTCGACGTCGTCGACGGCGGGGGTGAATGA
- a CDS encoding 50S ribosomal protein L14 gives MEALKADVTQGLEKGSKITCADNTGARELKVISIAGYSGTKNRHPKAGIGDKITVSVTKGTPEMRRQVLEAVVVRQRKPIRRPDGQRLKFEDNAAVIIDENEEPRGTEIKGPVAREVAERFGTIASTATMIV, from the coding sequence ATGGAGGCGCTGAAAGCCGACGTCACGCAGGGTCTCGAGAAGGGCTCGAAGATCACGTGTGCCGACAACACCGGCGCACGCGAGCTCAAGGTCATCAGCATCGCCGGCTACTCGGGGACGAAGAACCGTCACCCGAAAGCCGGTATCGGCGACAAGATCACCGTCTCGGTCACCAAGGGGACGCCCGAAATGCGTCGCCAGGTGCTCGAAGCGGTGGTCGTTCGCCAGCGCAAGCCGATCCGCCGACCAGACGGCCAGCGCCTCAAGTTCGAGGACAACGCCGCCGTCATCATCGACGAGAACGAGGAGCCCCGCGGCACGGAGATCAAGGGGCCCGTCGCGCGTGAGGTCGCGGAGCGGTTCGGCACCATCGCCAGCACGGCGACGATGATCGTCTAA
- the rplX gene encoding 50S ribosomal protein L24 — protein sequence MTRQPRKQRNQKRDADLHEKQKQVRATLTADLREEYGQRNVRVNAGDTVEVLRGDHAGEEGEVLEVDLRDEVIHVEEVTVEKTDGEEVPRPLDASNVRVTDLNLEDEVREERLEEDNE from the coding sequence ATGACACGACAGCCACGCAAACAACGAAACCAGAAGCGAGACGCCGACCTGCACGAGAAGCAGAAGCAGGTTCGGGCCACGCTGACGGCCGACCTCCGCGAGGAGTACGGCCAGCGGAACGTCCGCGTCAACGCGGGCGACACCGTCGAGGTGCTTCGCGGCGACCACGCCGGCGAGGAGGGCGAGGTCCTGGAGGTCGATCTCCGGGACGAGGTCATCCACGTCGAGGAGGTCACCGTGGAGAAGACGGACGGGGAGGAGGTTCCCCGGCCGCTCGACGCCTCGAACGTCCGCGTGACCGACCTGAACCTCGAGGACGAGGTGCGGGAGGAGCGTCTCGAGGAGGACAACGAATGA
- a CDS encoding 30S ribosomal protein S4e codes for MTKHQKRLSVPNSWPVARKEQTFTVKADAGPHGEDGVPLLIVLRDVLGYVDSRKEARYALNNDAVLVNGDAIADEGRPIGMFDILAFPAREEYFRVFPGEGGRLALTPIDEESAASRLGKITDKRQVTGGEFQLSLHDGTTLQLEDADEYSAGDSLVIDNEDKEIVAHFEYGEGALVTAVDGQHAGEIGEVDEILVTPGSGRNSVTVSTDDGSFETVEEYVVTIDENFVGDDDE; via the coding sequence ATGACGAAACACCAGAAGCGACTCTCGGTACCGAACTCCTGGCCGGTCGCACGGAAGGAGCAGACGTTCACGGTCAAGGCCGACGCCGGCCCCCACGGTGAGGACGGGGTTCCCCTACTCATCGTGCTCCGGGACGTGCTCGGCTACGTGGACTCCCGCAAGGAGGCCCGCTACGCGCTGAACAACGACGCGGTGCTCGTCAACGGCGACGCGATCGCCGACGAGGGCCGGCCGATCGGGATGTTCGACATCCTGGCGTTCCCGGCCCGCGAGGAGTACTTCCGCGTGTTCCCCGGCGAGGGCGGCCGCCTCGCGCTCACTCCGATCGACGAGGAGAGCGCGGCCTCCCGCCTCGGGAAGATCACCGACAAGCGCCAGGTCACTGGCGGCGAGTTCCAGCTGTCGCTGCACGACGGCACCACCCTCCAACTGGAGGACGCCGACGAGTACAGCGCCGGCGACTCGCTGGTGATCGACAACGAGGACAAGGAGATCGTCGCCCACTTCGAGTACGGCGAGGGCGCGCTCGTCACCGCCGTCGACGGCCAGCACGCCGGCGAGATCGGCGAGGTCGACGAGATCCTCGTCACCCCCGGCTCCGGTCGCAACTCCGTGACCGTTTCCACCGACGACGGCTCCTTCGAGACCGTCGAGGAGTACGTCGTCACCATCGACGAGAACTTCGTGGGTGATGACGATGAGTGA
- a CDS encoding 50S ribosomal protein L5 codes for MSEAESEFHTMREPGIEKVVVHMGVGQGGRDLGNAEEIIEEITGQQSVRTSAKRTVQAFDIREGDPIGAKVTLRNEDAREFLETALPLADISASQFDEAGNVSFGVDEHTAFPSQEYDPNTGIYGLDVTVTLVRPGYRVAQRDQVTRSIPETHRMTTEDAIAFLETEFDVEIDE; via the coding sequence ATGAGTGAAGCCGAATCGGAGTTCCACACGATGCGCGAACCGGGCATCGAGAAAGTCGTCGTCCACATGGGCGTCGGCCAGGGTGGTCGTGACCTCGGCAACGCCGAGGAGATCATCGAGGAGATCACGGGCCAGCAGTCGGTCCGAACCAGCGCGAAGCGCACGGTGCAGGCGTTCGACATCCGCGAGGGCGACCCGATCGGCGCGAAGGTCACCCTCCGGAACGAGGACGCCCGCGAGTTCCTCGAGACCGCGCTCCCGCTCGCGGACATCAGCGCGTCGCAGTTCGACGAGGCCGGCAACGTCAGCTTCGGCGTCGACGAACACACCGCGTTCCCGAGCCAGGAGTACGACCCCAACACCGGGATCTACGGACTGGACGTGACCGTCACGCTGGTCCGGCCGGGCTACCGCGTCGCCCAGCGCGACCAGGTGACCCGCTCGATCCCCGAGACACACCGCATGACCACCGAGGACGCCATCGCGTTCCTCGAAACCGAGTTCGACGTGGAGATCGACGAATGA
- a CDS encoding 30S ribosomal protein S14 has product MSELDGEHTGNEETGEHATQGSTQERQCRRCERTEGLVSKYGVFVCRQCFREIARSMGFRKYR; this is encoded by the coding sequence ATGAGTGAACTAGACGGCGAACACACCGGCAACGAGGAGACCGGCGAGCACGCCACCCAGGGCAGCACGCAGGAGCGGCAGTGCCGACGCTGCGAGCGCACCGAGGGGCTGGTGAGCAAGTACGGCGTCTTCGTCTGCCGGCAGTGTTTCCGAGAGATCGCCCGCAGCATGGGCTTCCGGAAGTACAGATAA
- a CDS encoding 30S ribosomal protein S8: MAGNDPLVSALSGIDNAESVGHLDHTVAPASNVIGSILEVFYDRGYIGGFEFVDDGRAGKFEVELSGAINDCGAVKPRYSVGADEYEQWEKRFLPARDYGSLIVTTSHGVMSHYEAREQGIGGQVIAYVY, translated from the coding sequence ATGGCAGGAAACGACCCACTGGTGAGTGCCCTCTCCGGCATCGACAACGCCGAGAGCGTCGGGCACCTCGACCACACGGTAGCACCCGCCTCGAACGTGATCGGCAGTATCCTCGAGGTCTTCTACGACCGCGGGTACATCGGCGGCTTCGAGTTCGTCGACGACGGCCGAGCAGGCAAGTTCGAGGTCGAACTGAGTGGCGCCATCAACGACTGCGGGGCGGTCAAGCCCCGCTACTCGGTCGGCGCTGACGAGTACGAGCAGTGGGAGAAGCGGTTCCTCCCGGCCCGTGACTACGGGTCGCTCATCGTCACGACCAGCCACGGCGTCATGAGCCACTACGAGGCCCGCGAACAGGGCATCGGTGGCCAAGTCATCGCATACGTATACTGA